The following proteins are encoded in a genomic region of Ostrea edulis chromosome 7, xbOstEdul1.1, whole genome shotgun sequence:
- the LOC125654518 gene encoding uncharacterized protein LOC125654518: MLFLIIFSSGTMPPKNRNKKGDSSVGEQSNSSVAMNAKKRRKQTTHQEQYTVTQSAMPNIDYALLAKHILEQQKVPASETGLAEANLVSQEEVTAPTNLVTEPESTSGLLNPATNSISTDGTLQASAMVPASALGALLDNVFTVSGFTSGQPMNTQKLLKTTLIRV; the protein is encoded by the exons ATGTTATTTCTTATCATCTTTTCCTCAGGAACAATGCCACCAAAGAACAGAAATAAGAAAGGTGATTCCTCGGTGGGAGAGCAGTCCAACTCCTCTGTTGCCATGAACGCAAAGAAAAGGCGAAAACAAACAACCCATCAAGAGCAATATACCGTGACACAGAGTGCAATGCCGAACATTGACTATGCTTTACTGGCAAAACACATTCTCGAACAACAAAAAGTGCCAGCCAGTGAAACTGGACTTGCTGAGGCAAACCTTGTAAGCCAAGAGGAAGTAACAGCACCTACCAATCTTGTCACAGAGCCAGAATCCACCAGTGGGCTACTGAACCCTGCAACAAATTCAATTTCTACTGATGGTACTCTACAAGCGAGTGCCATGGTCCCAGCTTCTGCACTTGGAGCCCTTCTGGACAATGTGTTCACAG TTTCAGGCTTCACATCTGGTCAACCCATGAACACCCAGAAATTGTTGAAGACTACACTGATTCGGGTTTAA